Proteins co-encoded in one Dehalogenimonas sp. WBC-2 genomic window:
- the phoB gene encoding phosphate regulon transcriptional regulatory protein PhoB: MAKIVVVEDDKTLSDLLKYNLSKEGFSVFTAPDGNKGLDTIRREKPDVIIMDVMMPGMDGFELTRLLRRESTAPVLLLTARSEEIDRVLGLELGADDYLTKPFSMRELLARVKGMLRRAELGRQELAGKLPADTLKAGKITIDTSRHLLTVAGQPVEVTPKEFDLLSFLMLNRSQVFSRNSLLDRVWGYDYPGDTRTVDVHIRWLRQKVETDPSMPKYLITVRGVGYKFEE, from the coding sequence ATGGCAAAAATAGTTGTCGTTGAGGACGATAAAACTCTTTCCGACCTGCTGAAATATAATCTCAGCAAAGAGGGTTTTAGTGTCTTCACCGCCCCTGACGGTAATAAAGGACTCGACACAATTCGCCGGGAGAAGCCGGACGTTATAATAATGGACGTGATGATGCCGGGTATGGACGGCTTTGAGCTGACCAGACTGCTGAGGCGCGAGAGCACGGCGCCAGTCCTGCTTTTAACTGCCCGCAGTGAAGAAATCGACCGGGTGTTGGGACTTGAGTTGGGTGCCGATGATTATCTGACCAAGCCTTTTTCCATGAGGGAACTTCTAGCGCGGGTGAAAGGGATGCTGCGTCGGGCAGAACTGGGACGGCAGGAACTTGCTGGCAAGCTGCCAGCCGACACTCTGAAAGCGGGTAAGATTACCATTGATACTAGCCGACACTTGCTAACGGTGGCCGGACAACCGGTGGAGGTAACTCCCAAAGAGTTTGATTTGTTGAGCTTTCTGATGCTTAACCGCAGCCAGGTGTTTTCCCGTAATAGCCTGTTAGACCGGGTCTGGGGTTATGATTACCCTGGCGATACCCGTACCGTAGATGTGCATATCCGCTGGCTGCGGCAAAAAGTGGAAACTGATCCTTCTATGCCAAAATACCTGATTACCGTCCGGGGTGTTGGATACAAATTCGAGGAGTGA
- the phoR gene encoding phosphate regulon sensor protein PhoR, with the protein MTEQLLRRLIATSVITIAVGLVVVGLVREFSLELLIAGIVSSVAVAVTIYLLVPSTTDDEAELELAMKRLGGGEPADKLRLVGIGELAGLKHAFNEMSKRVGDRLKTITAERDRMDLVLAHVADAIFMVNKHCEVTHHNDAAEKIFHLSSNTDGHTFIETVRNHELEALLNKCLSSGVRQEGTVEARPGRHIFGVTVTPIRNEPGAVMVIRDLTELKRLEKVRRDFVANISHELRTPVASLKLLAETLKDGAIADPDVASDFLSRIAVEADKLGQMVEELGELSRIESGEAPLHKHPLNITEVMSGVADRLRPQIERAELFITVEATSDLPIINADAGRIEQVLMNLIHNAIKFTPPGGHITIGATTNNKGIEVSVQDTGVGIAYDDLPRIFERFYKADKARSAGGTGLGLAIAKHIVKAHGGDIRAESEPGQGAGFFFTLPK; encoded by the coding sequence ATGACAGAACAGTTATTACGCCGCCTAATTGCCACCTCGGTTATCACCATCGCAGTAGGCCTTGTAGTAGTTGGCCTGGTACGTGAATTTTCATTGGAACTGCTAATCGCCGGTATCGTTTCGAGCGTGGCGGTGGCTGTTACCATTTATCTATTGGTGCCTTCAACCACTGATGATGAAGCGGAGTTAGAACTGGCGATGAAACGCCTGGGCGGCGGCGAGCCTGCTGATAAATTGCGTCTGGTTGGCATTGGAGAACTTGCTGGGCTGAAACATGCTTTCAATGAAATGTCTAAACGTGTCGGCGACAGACTAAAAACAATCACCGCTGAGCGTGACCGGATGGATCTGGTGCTGGCCCATGTGGCTGATGCCATTTTCATGGTTAATAAACATTGTGAGGTCACCCATCACAACGATGCTGCGGAGAAAATATTCCATCTGAGTTCCAATACTGATGGGCATACCTTCATTGAGACAGTAAGAAACCATGAACTGGAAGCGTTATTGAATAAATGCTTGAGCAGCGGCGTACGCCAGGAAGGTACGGTGGAAGCCAGACCGGGACGGCACATCTTTGGAGTGACGGTTACCCCAATTAGGAATGAGCCGGGTGCTGTCATGGTTATCCGGGATTTAACTGAACTCAAGCGGCTGGAAAAGGTGCGTCGGGATTTTGTGGCCAATATTTCCCATGAATTGCGCACCCCGGTAGCATCTTTGAAACTGCTTGCCGAGACGCTTAAAGACGGCGCTATAGCCGACCCAGATGTTGCTTCTGATTTCCTGTCGCGTATCGCTGTGGAAGCCGATAAATTAGGGCAGATGGTGGAGGAGTTGGGTGAACTGTCCCGTATTGAAAGCGGTGAGGCGCCGTTGCATAAACACCCGCTGAATATCACTGAAGTCATGAGCGGTGTTGCCGACCGGCTGAGGCCGCAGATAGAACGGGCGGAGTTGTTTATTACAGTAGAAGCCACGTCTGATCTGCCGATAATAAACGCCGATGCCGGCCGTATCGAACAGGTGTTGATGAACCTGATCCATAATGCCATCAAGTTCACCCCGCCGGGTGGCCATATTACCATTGGTGCTACAACAAATAATAAGGGAATAGAGGTGTCAGTGCAGGATACGGGAGTCGGTATTGCTTATGACGACCTGCCGCGCATCTTTGAACGTTTCTATAAGGCAGATAAAGCCCGAAGCGCCGGCGGCACTGGCCTGGGTCTGGCTATCGCCAAGCATATTGTCAAAGCACACGGCGGCGATATCCGGGCCGAAAGTGAACCAGGCCAGGGAGCTGGTTTCTTTTTCACGTTGCCGAAATAA
- a CDS encoding low-specificity L-threonine aldolase, producing the protein MERMRIIDLRSDTITHPTHAMREAMYRAEVGDDVFGEDVTVNRLEELSAEITGKEAAVYTPSGTMSNLLAILSHTRRGDEVILGDRAHIFLNEVGGAAALGGVSLRTLPNNPDGTIDIDLIEGAIRGQNLHWPPSTLLCLENSHNFCGGSVLDVEYTIEAAEVAHRHGMKVHLDGARIFNAAVSLNTPVIELCEPVDSVCFCLSKGLSAPVGSVLCGSTEFINRARKLRKMVGGGMRQAGVIAAAGVVALETMVERLSEDHHNAKILAEKLSQFPGIKVERPETNIVMFGTPDGIPAADFIKTAGMVGVKMIAVGPHRVRAVLHRMVTAEDVGEAIEKLKTVMGSGI; encoded by the coding sequence ATGGAGCGCATGAGGATAATTGATTTAAGAAGCGACACTATTACTCATCCCACCCACGCGATGCGGGAAGCTATGTACCGCGCTGAAGTGGGTGATGATGTTTTTGGTGAGGACGTCACGGTTAACCGCCTGGAGGAATTATCTGCTGAAATTACCGGCAAAGAAGCGGCGGTTTATACCCCCAGTGGTACAATGAGCAACTTGTTGGCAATCCTAAGTCATACCCGCCGCGGTGATGAAGTTATCCTGGGTGACCGGGCTCATATTTTCTTAAATGAGGTCGGCGGTGCGGCTGCACTGGGTGGCGTATCTCTCAGGACGTTGCCTAATAATCCCGATGGCACCATTGATATTGACCTGATTGAGGGCGCGATCCGCGGTCAAAACCTGCACTGGCCGCCTTCAACGCTGCTTTGTCTTGAAAACAGCCACAACTTTTGCGGCGGCAGTGTGCTTGACGTGGAATATACTATTGAAGCTGCTGAAGTGGCTCATCGACATGGTATGAAAGTCCACCTTGATGGTGCCAGGATTTTTAACGCCGCAGTCAGCTTGAATACTCCGGTTATTGAACTGTGTGAACCAGTAGATTCGGTTTGTTTCTGTCTTTCCAAGGGTTTGTCCGCTCCAGTGGGCTCAGTGTTATGCGGCAGCACTGAGTTTATTAACCGGGCCAGGAAGCTGCGGAAAATGGTCGGTGGTGGTATGCGCCAGGCCGGAGTAATCGCCGCGGCGGGCGTTGTTGCCCTGGAAACGATGGTTGAGCGTCTGTCGGAAGACCATCACAACGCCAAAATATTGGCCGAAAAACTATCGCAATTTCCCGGGATCAAAGTCGAGAGACCTGAGACCAACATTGTCATGTTCGGCACCCCTGACGGCATTCCAGCTGCTGACTTTATCAAGACGGCCGGGATGGTGGGAGTGAAGATGATTGCCGTCGGGCCGCACCGGGTTCGAGCGGTGCTTCACCGCATGGTGACAGCGGAGGATGTTGGAGAGGCGATAGAAAAATTGAAAACAGTCATGGGCTCAGGTATATGA
- a CDS encoding methylglyoxal synthase, which translates to MNGITLALIAHDNKKEEMLSLIKNHREHLSQLALVATRSTGMLIQARTNLPVTLMQSGPMGGDQQIGSLVASGVVKAVIFLRDPLTVQPHEPDVAALLRVCDVHNVPLATNVTTAEAILHLIFEHSEIINEASIRSSFLTGVVSAL; encoded by the coding sequence TTGAACGGTATCACCCTGGCGCTTATTGCCCACGACAACAAGAAAGAAGAAATGCTTTCGCTGATAAAAAATCATAGAGAACATCTTTCACAACTGGCGTTAGTAGCCACCCGTTCCACCGGTATGCTTATCCAGGCTCGCACAAACCTGCCGGTAACCCTGATGCAGAGCGGACCGATGGGTGGTGACCAGCAGATAGGGTCACTAGTGGCTTCCGGTGTAGTAAAGGCGGTGATATTTTTAAGGGATCCATTGACTGTTCAACCCCACGAGCCGGATGTTGCTGCCCTGTTGCGCGTATGTGATGTTCATAACGTCCCCCTGGCAACCAATGTAACCACTGCTGAAGCGATACTGCACCTAATCTTTGAACACTCAGAAATAATCAATGAAGCTTCAATAAGATCCAGCTTTTTAACCGGAGTCGTTTCGGCTCTGTAA
- the pstS gene encoding phosphate ABC transporter PstS produces the protein MKSKNLSKWLALPLTLALLVSFGLTGCDNDSTTPTTTTIPPTTTAPSTTQTLATMPNPTIPLNGAGATFPDPLYKKWFELFNQQYKVAINYQAVGSGSGINAITGLTVDFGASDGIMTDAQIAAAEAAGGKILHIPMTSGSVVITYNVAGLKSGDLKLSSDVLADIFLKKITKWNDARIVALNPTLTLPNADITVVHRSDGSGTTNIFTNYLSKVSTDWASQVGSANSVNWPGDIGAAGNAGVAGQVQQIPNSIGYVELIYALQNNMAYAQLKNKAGNFVTPSLASTTAAAQGITLPDDMKIMITDSANAQAYPIAGFTWILVFQNQTNKDKGAELVNFLWWALHDGASVEADLSYAAIPADAVKKAEVLIKSITYQGQSILPK, from the coding sequence TTGAAATCGAAAAATTTATCTAAATGGTTGGCTCTGCCCTTGACTCTGGCGCTGTTAGTGTCGTTCGGTCTGACAGGTTGCGATAATGATAGCACCACACCCACAACAACTACCATTCCCCCGACAACTACTGCTCCCTCCACAACTCAGACTTTAGCCACCATGCCCAATCCAACCATTCCCTTGAATGGCGCCGGTGCCACCTTCCCAGATCCCCTATATAAAAAATGGTTCGAACTCTTCAATCAACAGTATAAAGTTGCCATCAACTATCAGGCAGTCGGTTCCGGTAGCGGTATCAATGCCATTACCGGACTCACCGTGGACTTCGGCGCCTCCGATGGTATCATGACTGATGCCCAGATTGCGGCAGCTGAAGCCGCCGGTGGCAAAATCCTGCACATTCCCATGACCAGTGGTTCAGTGGTTATTACTTACAATGTCGCCGGTCTCAAGTCTGGTGATCTCAAGTTGTCGTCCGATGTCCTGGCTGATATCTTCCTGAAGAAAATCACCAAATGGAACGATGCCCGCATAGTAGCTCTGAATCCAACTCTCACCTTGCCGAACGCTGACATCACCGTTGTTCATCGGAGTGACGGTTCAGGCACTACTAATATCTTCACCAACTATCTGTCAAAAGTCAGCACCGATTGGGCGAGCCAGGTCGGTAGCGCAAACTCGGTCAACTGGCCTGGAGACATAGGGGCTGCGGGTAATGCCGGCGTAGCAGGCCAAGTACAGCAGATTCCCAACTCCATCGGGTATGTCGAACTAATCTATGCCTTGCAGAACAACATGGCTTATGCTCAGTTGAAAAATAAAGCTGGTAACTTTGTCACCCCATCACTGGCGTCGACCACCGCTGCAGCCCAGGGCATCACACTCCCCGATGACATGAAAATCATGATCACCGATTCCGCTAACGCCCAGGCTTATCCAATTGCCGGATTCACCTGGATTCTAGTTTTCCAGAATCAGACCAACAAGGATAAAGGTGCCGAACTGGTAAACTTCCTGTGGTGGGCGCTCCACGATGGTGCCTCTGTTGAAGCAGACCTTTCCTACGCTGCTATCCCGGCTGATGCAGTTAAAAAAGCAGAAGTACTTATCAAATCCATCACCTACCAAGGGCAGTCAATCCTGCCAAAGTAA